The Ananas comosus cultivar F153 linkage group 7, ASM154086v1, whole genome shotgun sequence genome has a window encoding:
- the LOC109713255 gene encoding pentatricopeptide repeat-containing protein At1g02060, chloroplastic, producing MGRTKGFGYVNYLLNEGALGLLPTLRRAPPLPLALPPPHPSPPPLHHIFASKTLHLLLRSPRHLPRAVSFLRSLPFPLPDHSLNSLLRSLAGAGHLRSAASLLPDSPTPTAASFNALLSALLRRGRTRSAAGLFRRMLRSPARPDVCTFNTIIRGLCLNSALGDAFRLFHDMPRRHRCPPDVVTYNTLLDGLCRAGRVATARNLLDGMRARASPHLSPNIVSYTTVIRGYCAKSLPDEAVALFEEMVATGLKPNKITYNTLIQGLCKARRMDLVKRMLGDDGFKPDTCTFNTLIAAHCKMGKIDDALKVFDRMLELRVKRDSASYSTVMRALCESGEFRRAEGLVDELLEKEVLKRRGVCVPLVAAYNPIFEYLCRNGKAKKAKVLFQQLLDRRGKLDFAAFKTLILGHCKEGAFEEGFDLLVSMLARDLVPDAETYVALIEGFLQKRKIGFALKALEKMLNSGHRPSTSVFHLVLSGLLEKERYANEASNLVAVMLERKIRQNIDLSTKVVSGLFSNGLNERAFKIIRSLYDNGYYVKMDKLVENLCIEKKFLEARELLLFSLDARQKIDSVVFASVLNGLCRAGRASEAFTLFYGMIDKGSLTVPSDCLVALRVALQEAGRLKEADFVGKQMRRAIT from the exons ATGGGAAGGACAAAAGGTTTCGGTTATGTTAACTACTTATTGAATGAGG GCGCACTCGGCCTCCTCCCGACCCTCCGCCGCGCTCCGCCTCTTCCGCTCGCCCTCCCTCCTCCCCacccctcccctcctcctctaCACCACATTTTCGCCTCCAAAAcactccacctcctcctccggtCCCCTCGCCACCTCCCCCGCGCCGTCTCCTTCCTCCGCTCCCTCCCCTTCCCCCTCCCCGACCACTCCCTCAACTCCCTCCTCCGCTCCCTAGCCGGCGCCGGCCACctccgctccgccgcctccctcctccCCGACTCCCCCACCCCCACTGCCGCCTCCTTCAACGCCCTCCTCTCCGCGCTCCTCCGACGCGGCCGCACCCGCTCAGCCGCCGGCCTCTTCCGCCGCATGCTCCGCTCCCCGGCCCGCCCCGACGTCTGCACCTTCAACACCATCATCCGCGGCCTCTGCCTCAACTCCGCCCTCGGCGACGCCTTCCGCCTCTTCCACGACATGCCCCGCCGCCACCGCTGCCCCCCCGACGTCGTCACCTACAACACCCTCCTCGACGGCCTCTGCCGCGCCGGCAGAGTCGCCACCGCCCGCAACCTGCTCGACGGTATGCGCGCCAGAGCCTCCCCCCACCTCTCCCCAAATATCGTCTCCTACACTACCGTGATTCGCGGGTATTGCGCGAAATCGCTCCCCGATGAGGCCGTCGCCCTCTTTGAAGAGATGGTCGCCACGGGGCTGAAGCCCAATAAGATCACCTATAACACTCTCATCCAAGGCCTCTGCAAGGCTCGGAGGATGGATTTGGTGAAGAGGATGTTGGGGGATGATGGTTTTAAGCCCGATACGTGCACCTTCAACACGCTGATCGCTGCGCACTGTAAAATGGGCAAGATCGACGATGCGCTGAAGGTGTTCGATAGAATGCTTGAGCTGCGCGTGAAGCGCGACTCTGCAAGCTATAGTACGGTGATGCGTGCCTTGTGTGAGAGCGGAGAGTTTCGGAGGGCGGAGGGGCTTGTAGACGAGTTGTTGGAGAAGGAGGTGCTGAAGAGGAGAGGCGTGTGCGTTCCACTCGTCGCGGCTTATAATCCGATTTTCGAGTACTTGTGTCGGAATGGGAAGGCGAAGAAAGCAAAAGTTTTGTTCCAACAGCTCTTGGACAGGAGGGGCAAACTGGACTTTGCCGCCTTTAAGACGCTGATTTTGGGGCACTGCAAGGAAGGTGCATTTGAAGAAGGGTTTGATCTGCTGGTCTCAATGTTGGCAAGAGACCTTGTTCCAGATGCCGAGACGTATGTTGCTCTAATTGAGGGGTTTTTGCAGAAGAGAAAGATTGGCTTTGCTCTCAAGGCTCTGGAGAAGATGTTGAATAGCGGGCATCGGCCTAGCACGAGTGTTTTCCATTTAGTACTCTCTGGGCTTCTAGAGAAAGAAAGGTATGCTAACGAAGCTAGTAATTTGGTTGCTGTCATGTTAGAGAGGAAAATTCGTCAAAATATCGATCTTTCTACTAAGGTTGTGTCTGGTTTGTTTAGTAACGGTCTGAATGAGAGAGCATTCAAGATTATTAGGTCACTTTATGACAACGGATATTATGTGAAGATGGACAAGTTGGTTGAAAATCTGTGCATAGAAAAGAAATTCTTGGAAGCGCGGGAACTTTTGCTGTTTAGTTTGGATGCTCGTCAGAAAATTGATTCGGTAGTTTTCGCTTCAGTGCTTAATGGGCTTTGTCGGGCTGGAAGAGCTTCCGAAGCATTCACGCTTTTCTATGGAATGATTGACAAGGGAAGTTTGACTGTACCTTCTGATTGTTTAGTTGCTCTGCGTGTTGCACTTCAGGAAGCAGGAAGACTTAAAGAGGCTGATTTCGTCGGCAAACAAATGAGACGTGCAATTACTTGA
- the LOC109712328 gene encoding pentatricopeptide repeat-containing protein At5g39350-like: MAFPLLTSNSLQPPLSKDPSHWNSFLKQQAKLKNDHSILETYAWIESLAIPLAGIKPALPLVLKACVRLQHVDIGKKIHSDISRCDQLAGDVRIATALVDFYCKCGFLDDARVVFDEMSKRDLVSWNAMICGCVGNCVYEDAVKLFYRMTEELEPNSVTLVGLFTACGELSEYRLGQEIHCYCLRHGFLESQPHIGTSLIGFYSRFGLKYARDVFDSMTMRSTACWNAIMCELLKTGDVSEALDIFSHMLEELVAPDSVTLIAVLQSCAESENSVLGKQVHQLAIKMGYASDEFVGNALIDLYGKCGDPRASFIVFEKMLTKDLASWNAMISAYKNCKLYDRALDLFWRMKVEDVDENTITIAATSYVCAQSGDFDKGKQLHAYAIKTRKTNDVALDNALLSMYVEFDCMVSSRKIFHKMDKSDVVSWNTIIAGLLGKKMTHEACDLFKQMVQSRTQPNSHTMVSLLGGCNDTILFNVGKSIHAYIVRHNLDINSALRTALSEMYMDCGDESAALYIFWSSCRDLISWNSMMACYIRNGKPKEALSLFYLMRSESKPNSASLINALSSCAHMAHLMQGKCLHGYIVRRELGFSSDIQLGNALLTMYAKCGSLSNAENIFRNLAAKDIISWNAMIAAYGMHGRGDNALCVFNEMLECGMRPTGVTFVSALFACSHSGLVEKGVQLFESMNSDYNIKPETIHYACFVDLLARSGNIDKAIDLVNSLPVNPDSSIWRALLSSCKVLSDIELARAVTEKLIELEPQNIGNYILPSNIYAAVGSWEDVQELRARIEELGLKKDPGNSWLFIRDELQSFTAGNKSGPASDQA; encoded by the coding sequence ATGGCTTTTCCCCTCCTAACATCCAATTCACTCCAACCTCCTCTATCCAAAGACCCCAGCCATTGGAACTCCTTTCTAAAGCAACAAGCCAAGCTCAAAAACGACCACTCCATCCTCGAAACATACGCATGGATAGAATCTCTAGCCATCCCCCTTGCTGGCATTAAGCCCGCGCTGCCGCTCGTCCTCAAGGCTTGCGTGCGGCTGCAGCACGTCGATATCGGAAAGAAGATCCACTCTGACATCAGCCGTTGCGACCAGCTCGCCGGCGACGTCCGGATCGCGACGGCGCTCGTCGATTTCTACTGCAAATGCGGGTTTCTCGACGATGCGCGCGTGGTGTTTGATGAAATGTCTAAAAGAGATTTGGTGTCTTGGAACGCCATGATTTGTGGTTGCGTGGGGAATTGCGTGTATGAGGACGCTGTTAAGCTTTTTTATAGAATGACAGAGGAGTTGGAGCCGAATTCTGTAACATTGGTGGGTCTCTTTACGGCTTGTGGTGAGTTGTCGGAGTATAGATTGGGGCAAGAGATACATTGCTATTGTTTGAGACATGGGTTTCTGGAGTCGCAACCTCATATTGGAACTTCCTTGATCGGGTTCTATTCGAGGTTTGGTTTGAAATACGCACGTGATGTCTTTGATTCGATGACGATGAGGAGCACTGCATGCTGGAACGCGATCATGTGCGAGCTTCTCAAAACTGGAGATGTTTCTGAAGCTTTGGATATCTTTTCCCATATGTTGGAGGAACTCGTTGCTCCTGATTCTGTGACACTGATCGCCGTTTTACAGTCGTGTGCAGAATCGGAAAATTCAGTACTTGGGAAACAAGTTCACCAATTGGCTATCAAAATGGGGTATGCATCCGATGAGTTTGTCGGAAATGCATTGATTGATTTGTACGGTAAGTGTGGTGATCCAAGAGCATCGTTTATTGTCTTCGAGAAAATGCTCACAAAGGATCTTGCATCTTGGAATGCTATGATATCTGCATATAAAAACTGCAAGTTGTATGACAGGGCACTTGATTTGTTTTGGAGAATGAAGGTGGAAGATGTCGACGAAAACACGATCACTATTGCCGCAACATCATATGTTTGTGCCCAATCGGGTGACTTTGACAAAGGTAAGCAATTACATGCCTACGCCATTAAAACCAGGAAAACAAATGATGTCGCTCTCGACAATGCGTTGCTAAGCATGTATGTAGAGTTTGATTGCATGGTATCTTCTCGTAAGATATTTCACAAAATGGATAAATCAGACGTAGTATCATGGAACACAATTATTGCGGGATTACTCGGAAAGAAAATGACTCATGAAGCTTGTGACCTCTTTAAACAAATGGTACAAAGTAGAACTCAACCTAACTCGCATACGATGGTCTCTCTTCTCGGTGGATGCAACGACACAATATTGTTCAATGTTGGCAAGTCAATTCACGCTTACATAGTAAGACATAATCTCGATATCAACTCAGCATTGCGTACCGCACTTAGTGAAATGTACATGGACTGTGGAGATGAATCCgctgctctatatatattttggagctCTTGTAGAGATCTGATCTCGTGGAATTCTATGATGGCGTGTTATATTCGTAACGGAAAGCCAAAAGAAGCTCTTTCACTTTTCTACTTAATGCGGTCGGAAAGCAAACCGAATTCGGCTTCACTTATCAATGCTCTTTCTTCATGTGCACATATGGCACATCTAATGCAAGGCAAATGTTTGCATGGATATATCGTTCGAAGGGAGCTTGGTTTCTCGTCAGATATCCAACTTGGAAATGCTCTTCTGACTATGTATGCGAAATGTGGAAGTTTAAGCAATGCCGAAAACATATTCCGAAACCTTGCTGCGAAAGATATTATATCTTGGAATGCTATGATTGCTGCATATGGAATGCATGGCCGTGGAGATAATGCACTTTGCGTGTTTAATGAAATGCTTGAATGTGGTATGCGGCCTACTGGCGTGACATTTGTTTCCGCATTATTCGCTTGTAGTCACTCTGGGTTGGTCGAAAAAGGAGTTCAGCTCTTCGAATCAATGAACAGTGATTATAATATAAAACCTGAAACTATTCATTATGCGTGCTTTGTGGATCTCCTTGCACGTTCCGGCAATATCGACAAGGCTATTGATTTGGTAAATTCTCTACCTGTAAATCCGGATTCTAGTATATGGAGAGCTCTTTTAAGTTCTTGTAAAGTTTTGTCCGATATTGAGCTGGCGAGAGCAGTTACTGAAAAGCTTATCGAGCTAGAACCTCAAAATATTGGAAACTACATCCTCCCATCCAACATTTATGCTGCAGTAGGAAGTTGGGAAGATGTTCAGGAGTTAAGGGCGCGGATTGAGGAACTGGGATTGAAGAAAGATCCCGGAAATAGTTGGCTGTTTATTAGAGATGAGTTGCAATCTTTTACTGCAGGGAACAAATCAGGTCCTGCATCTGATCAAGCATAA
- the LOC109712329 gene encoding uncharacterized protein LOC109712329 isoform X1 — MALVVRFPAAALRFSPSSPAAPHCYRHRRRHRKPLFSKAAVRAEARREGGGGAAASGAAVVWFKNDLRVDDHPGLVAAAARHRIVVPLYVFDPRLLSDYSDVMLGLLLSALEDLKELLKSQGSDLIIGLGSADDIIANIVNEVKASHVFAEEEVEYSLRNVIVNVETTLSASTFSWGSPELVFWRSPLYDIKNLMELPESYDLFLKMRAPTTVPLAAPILPVLNMESNQGALPTLNEVKKHLKEKSHQVDESWVSLKNVSAKTFLRKEQSSQVVGKTDTTGNLSNYGGNNKEISATSSNIRKMKLVKSMFASENASEVKGGTNVVLDALAAYLRYLEGTARDDWQELHEKLRKTESRKGASFFALFGPALKLGVISRRKVYYEAIKYEKERNAGFLSPFGYSAPTVTAAVDAICSMEWYWLLALNSQICNKGMYPIRIWRWKGYIIQYAAVGNEGPAILFVHGFGAFLEHFRDNIASVAEAGNRVWAITLLGFGKSEKPNTIYSELMWAELLRDFIVDVVGEPAHLVGNSIGGYIVAIVAGLWPALVQSLVLINTAGSIVPSYSSVPLIEEERPSGLAWLQARLLLLYLRTRAGNILKNCYPAKTERVDKMLVNDIVRASYDPGSATVLESIFNFNLSIPLNFLFDSFGGKILIIQGMRDPITKSELFLSMLREHCSGVAIKELDAGHCPHDELPVEVNSTLSEWVKATDVKLTVEKA; from the exons atggcTCTCGTCGTTCGTTTccccgccgccgcgctccgcttctctccctcctcccccgccgCTCCACATTGCTATCGCCACCGCCGACGCCACCGGAAGCCCCTCTTCTCCAAGGCCGCGGTGAGGGCGGAAGCGCGGCgagaaggaggcggcggagcggcggcgAGTGGGGCCGCCGTGGTGTGGTTCAAGAATGATCTCCGCGTCGACGACCACCCGGGCCTCGTTGCCGCCGCGGCACGGCACCGGATCGTCGTGCCGCTCTATGTCTTCGATCCTCGGCTTTTGTCGG ATTATTCAGATGTAATGCTTGGACTCCTACTTTCTGCTTTGGAAGATCTAAAAGAGCTGTTGAAGTCTCAAGGTTCTGATCTAATTATTGGATTAGGGAGTGCAGATGATATTATTGCGAATATTGTGAATGAG GTAAAAGCTAGCCATGTGTTTGCAGAAGAGGAGGTAGAGTATAGTCTTCGTAATGTAATTGTCAATGTCGAAACAACTTTATCTGCTTCAACTTTTTCATGGGGTAGTCCTGAGCTTGTATTTTGGAGATCTCCGTTATATGATATTAAG AATTTGATGGAGCTACCTGAATcgtatgatttatttttaaagatgCGAGCACCAACAACAGTTCCTCTTGCAGCTCCAATCTTGCCTGTACTGAATATGGAATCAAACCAAG GTGCTTTACCTACGCTTAATGAAGTGAAGAAGCACTTGAAAGAAAAGAGTCACCAAGTAGATGAGAGCTGGGTTTCTCTTAAGAATGTATcggctaaaacctttctaagaAAGGAACAATCCAGTCAAGTAGTGGGAAAAACAGATACTACAGGAAATCTTAGCAATTATGGAGGAAATAATAAGGAAATTTCAGCAACATCCAGTAATATACGAAAGATGAAACTTGTGAAGTCCATGTTTGCATCTGAAAATGCAAGCGAAGTGAAAGGTGGAACGAATGTTGTCTTAGATGCCCTAGCTGCTTATTTAAGATATCTAGAGGGTACAGCAAGGGATGATTGGCAAGA GCTGCATGAGAAGTTACGGAAAACTGAAAGCAGGAAAGGAGCCTCATTTTTTGCCTTGTTTGGTCCTGCTCTTAAGCTTGGAGTTATATCCAGGAGGAAAGTTTACTATGAGGCCATTAAGTATGAAAAAGAACGTAATGCCGGTTTTCTATCCCCATTTGGATATTCAGCACCTACGGTCACAGCTGCAGTTGATGCTATCTGCTCTATGGAG TGGTATTGGCTTTTGGCTTTGAATTCCCAAATATGCAATAAAGGGATGTATCCGATAAGAATTTGGAGATGGAAAGGCTATATAATTCAG TATGCAGCTGTTGGTAATGAAGGTCCTGCAATTCTTTTTGTACATGGATTTGGGGCTTTCTTGGAGCATTTCCGTGACAATATAGCTAGTGTTGCTGAAGCTGGAAACCGAGTTTGGGCAATCACACTTCTAGGTTTTGGGAAGTCAGAAAAACCAAATACCATTTATTCGGAACTTATGTGGGCGGAATTGTTGAGAGATTTCATTGTTGATGTTGTGGGTGAACCAGCCCATCTGGTTGGCAACTCCATTGGTG GTTATATCGTTGCTATTGTGGCTGGTTTATGGCCTGCTTTGGTTCAGTCTCTGGTTCTCATAAATACTGCTGGTTCAATCGTCCCAAGCTATTCCTCTGTTCCATTAATTGAA GAAGAACGGCCTTCTGGGCTTGCATGGTTGCAGGCTCGCCTCCTTTTGTTATACTTGAGGACAAGAGCTGGAAACATCCTCAAAAACTGTTACCCTGCT AAAACAGAAAGGGTTGACAAAATGCTCGTAAATGATATAGTGAGAGCT TCTTATGATCCTGGTTCAGCTACAGTTCTCGAGAGCATATTCAATTTCAACTTGTCAATTCCACTCAACTTTCTCTTCGACTCTTTCGGAGGAAAAATCCTAATCATACAA GGGATGAGAGATCCGATCACGAAATCTGAGTTGTTCCTATCAATGCTTAGGGAGCATTGCAGCGGGGTTGCAATTAAAGAACTGGATGCAG GGCATTGTCCCCATGACGAGCTACCGGTGGAAGTGAACTCGACATTGAGCGAATGGGTCAAGGCAACTGATGTCAAACTCACCGTGGAAAAAGCTTAA
- the LOC109712329 gene encoding uncharacterized protein LOC109712329 isoform X2 — MALVVRFPAAALRFSPSSPAAPHCYRHRRRHRKPLFSKAAVRAEARREGGGGAAASGAAVVWFKNDLRVDDHPGLVAAAARHRIVVPLYVFDPRLLSDYSDVMLGLLLSALEDLKELLKSQGSDLIIGLGSADDIIANIVNEVKASHVFAEEEVEYSLRNVIVNVETTLSASTFSWGSPELVFWRSPLYDIKNLMELPESYDLFLKMRAPTTVPLAAPILPVLNMESNQGALPTLNEVKKHLKEKSHQVDESWVSLKNVSAKTFLRKEQSSQVVGKTDTTGNLSNYGGNNKEISATSSNIRKMKLVKSMFASENASEVKGGTNVVLDALAAYLRYLEGTARDDWQELHEKLRKTESRKGASFFALFGPALKLGVISRRKVYYEAIKYEKERNAGFLSPFGYSAPTVTAAVDAICSMEWYWLLALNSQICNKGMYPIRIWRWKGYIIQYAAVGNEGPAILFVHGFGAFLEHFRDNIASVAEAGNRVWAITLLGFGKSEKPNTIYSELMWAELLRDFIVDVVGEPAHLVGNSIGGYIVAIVAGLWPALVQSLVLINTAGSIVPSYSSVPLIEEERPSGLAWLQARLLLLYLRTRAGNILKNCYPAV; from the exons atggcTCTCGTCGTTCGTTTccccgccgccgcgctccgcttctctccctcctcccccgccgCTCCACATTGCTATCGCCACCGCCGACGCCACCGGAAGCCCCTCTTCTCCAAGGCCGCGGTGAGGGCGGAAGCGCGGCgagaaggaggcggcggagcggcggcgAGTGGGGCCGCCGTGGTGTGGTTCAAGAATGATCTCCGCGTCGACGACCACCCGGGCCTCGTTGCCGCCGCGGCACGGCACCGGATCGTCGTGCCGCTCTATGTCTTCGATCCTCGGCTTTTGTCGG ATTATTCAGATGTAATGCTTGGACTCCTACTTTCTGCTTTGGAAGATCTAAAAGAGCTGTTGAAGTCTCAAGGTTCTGATCTAATTATTGGATTAGGGAGTGCAGATGATATTATTGCGAATATTGTGAATGAG GTAAAAGCTAGCCATGTGTTTGCAGAAGAGGAGGTAGAGTATAGTCTTCGTAATGTAATTGTCAATGTCGAAACAACTTTATCTGCTTCAACTTTTTCATGGGGTAGTCCTGAGCTTGTATTTTGGAGATCTCCGTTATATGATATTAAG AATTTGATGGAGCTACCTGAATcgtatgatttatttttaaagatgCGAGCACCAACAACAGTTCCTCTTGCAGCTCCAATCTTGCCTGTACTGAATATGGAATCAAACCAAG GTGCTTTACCTACGCTTAATGAAGTGAAGAAGCACTTGAAAGAAAAGAGTCACCAAGTAGATGAGAGCTGGGTTTCTCTTAAGAATGTATcggctaaaacctttctaagaAAGGAACAATCCAGTCAAGTAGTGGGAAAAACAGATACTACAGGAAATCTTAGCAATTATGGAGGAAATAATAAGGAAATTTCAGCAACATCCAGTAATATACGAAAGATGAAACTTGTGAAGTCCATGTTTGCATCTGAAAATGCAAGCGAAGTGAAAGGTGGAACGAATGTTGTCTTAGATGCCCTAGCTGCTTATTTAAGATATCTAGAGGGTACAGCAAGGGATGATTGGCAAGA GCTGCATGAGAAGTTACGGAAAACTGAAAGCAGGAAAGGAGCCTCATTTTTTGCCTTGTTTGGTCCTGCTCTTAAGCTTGGAGTTATATCCAGGAGGAAAGTTTACTATGAGGCCATTAAGTATGAAAAAGAACGTAATGCCGGTTTTCTATCCCCATTTGGATATTCAGCACCTACGGTCACAGCTGCAGTTGATGCTATCTGCTCTATGGAG TGGTATTGGCTTTTGGCTTTGAATTCCCAAATATGCAATAAAGGGATGTATCCGATAAGAATTTGGAGATGGAAAGGCTATATAATTCAG TATGCAGCTGTTGGTAATGAAGGTCCTGCAATTCTTTTTGTACATGGATTTGGGGCTTTCTTGGAGCATTTCCGTGACAATATAGCTAGTGTTGCTGAAGCTGGAAACCGAGTTTGGGCAATCACACTTCTAGGTTTTGGGAAGTCAGAAAAACCAAATACCATTTATTCGGAACTTATGTGGGCGGAATTGTTGAGAGATTTCATTGTTGATGTTGTGGGTGAACCAGCCCATCTGGTTGGCAACTCCATTGGTG GTTATATCGTTGCTATTGTGGCTGGTTTATGGCCTGCTTTGGTTCAGTCTCTGGTTCTCATAAATACTGCTGGTTCAATCGTCCCAAGCTATTCCTCTGTTCCATTAATTGAA GAAGAACGGCCTTCTGGGCTTGCATGGTTGCAGGCTCGCCTCCTTTTGTTATACTTGAGGACAAGAGCTGGAAACATCCTCAAAAACTGTTACCCTGCTGTAT AA